A window of Christiangramia forsetii KT0803 contains these coding sequences:
- a CDS encoding DoxX family protein produces MLSIKSLNKWANAHTYYWLDVLRVALGVLFFIKGVNFISQTETLVTLIEPLRGFGGTMLVVHYVASAHLVGGILIAFGLLTRWALIAQLPILFGAILINFVGVMSASNLILALVVFVFTAFFIFYGSGKHSADYLMKMGY; encoded by the coding sequence ATGTTAAGTATCAAATCACTTAATAAATGGGCCAATGCACATACTTACTACTGGTTGGATGTATTGAGAGTAGCTCTGGGTGTTCTCTTTTTTATTAAAGGAGTCAATTTTATTTCTCAGACTGAAACCCTGGTAACCTTGATTGAACCTCTTAGAGGTTTTGGAGGGACTATGTTAGTTGTTCACTATGTAGCTTCGGCACATCTCGTAGGCGGAATCCTAATTGCTTTTGGACTGCTTACCAGATGGGCATTAATCGCGCAATTACCAATTTTGTTTGGAGCGATCCTTATTAATTTCGTAGGCGTAATGAGCGCTTCCAACTTAATCCTGGCACTCGTAGTATTTGTATTTACCGCTTTCTTTATCTTTTATGGCTCCGGAAAACATTCCGCAGATTATTTGATGAAGATGGGTTATTAG
- a CDS encoding M24 family metallopeptidase, translated as MKKIFLLGLLLFTTVSQSQILAERERSEIIDQILAERFNEVLPMLMDRTGIDMWILISREYNEDPVLRTMLPSTWLNARRRTVLVFNRKKYQDTIEKLAIARYNIGENIDSAWDKEKQPDQWKALIDIIKDRNPEKIGLNFSENFGIADGLVKTDFDEFKEALPEEYVKRIVSAEDLAVGWIETRTIREMIVYSSLVEITHDIIAEAFSSKLIEPGVTTTEDVVWWMRQKVTDMGMETWFHPTVDIQRNKEKLVDQVTAFSDKNGSSVILPGDLLHCDFGITYLRLNTDCQQMAYVLKDGETAAPDFLQQAFNKGNELQDILISNFETGLSGNEILRQSLEEAKERDLKASIYTHPLGLYGHSAGPTIGMWDQQGGVPGTGDYKLYENTVYAIELNTEVEVPEWNKSIRIMLEEAGFWGEDGFRYVNKRQRNLMLIPSEEAEN; from the coding sequence ATGAAAAAAATATTTCTTTTAGGCTTATTGCTATTCACTACAGTATCCCAAAGTCAGATTCTTGCTGAACGTGAAAGATCTGAAATTATAGATCAGATTCTTGCAGAAAGATTTAATGAAGTTTTACCCATGCTCATGGACAGGACCGGTATAGATATGTGGATATTGATTTCGCGTGAATATAATGAAGATCCTGTTTTAAGAACGATGCTTCCCAGTACCTGGTTAAATGCCAGGAGAAGAACAGTTCTGGTGTTTAATAGGAAAAAATATCAGGATACGATTGAAAAACTTGCAATTGCCAGATATAATATCGGGGAGAATATAGATTCAGCCTGGGATAAGGAAAAACAACCTGACCAGTGGAAAGCTTTAATTGATATTATAAAAGATCGTAATCCGGAAAAAATTGGGCTAAATTTTTCTGAAAACTTTGGAATTGCAGATGGATTGGTAAAAACCGATTTTGATGAATTTAAGGAAGCTTTACCTGAGGAATATGTGAAGAGAATAGTTTCTGCAGAAGATCTTGCAGTAGGCTGGATCGAGACAAGAACAATTAGGGAGATGATAGTTTACAGTTCTTTGGTGGAAATAACTCACGATATAATAGCGGAGGCCTTTAGTTCAAAACTAATTGAACCCGGAGTTACCACTACAGAGGATGTTGTTTGGTGGATGCGCCAAAAAGTTACCGATATGGGAATGGAGACCTGGTTTCACCCAACTGTGGACATCCAAAGAAATAAAGAAAAGCTGGTAGATCAAGTCACCGCTTTTTCAGATAAAAATGGGAGCAGTGTTATACTTCCCGGCGATCTGTTACATTGCGATTTCGGAATTACTTACCTGCGCTTGAATACAGATTGCCAGCAAATGGCATACGTGCTTAAGGATGGTGAGACAGCAGCCCCTGATTTTCTTCAGCAGGCTTTTAATAAAGGAAACGAGCTTCAGGATATTCTAATCTCAAATTTTGAGACAGGACTTAGCGGAAATGAAATATTAAGACAAAGTCTTGAAGAGGCGAAAGAAAGAGACTTAAAAGCTTCCATCTATACGCATCCACTAGGTCTGTATGGACATTCTGCGGGACCAACGATCGGAATGTGGGATCAACAGGGTGGGGTGCCCGGAACTGGAGATTACAAATTATACGAGAATACTGTCTACGCAATTGAACTGAATACCGAAGTTGAAGTTCCAGAATGGAATAAAAGTATCAGAATTATGCTGGAAGAGGCAGGATTCTGGGGAGAAGACGGATTTAGATACGTAAATAAAAGACAAAGAAATCTTATGCTAATTCCTTCGGAAGAAGCTGAAAACTGA
- a CDS encoding CIA30 family protein gives MKNLSLSILGLIIFNLNTIFDFQKNSDISNWNIVEDRVMGGNSNGTFFLNADGHAQFEGNVSLENNDGFVSVRYDMQKIDLENHQMISIKLKGHGKKYQFRIKNRDQNYYSYITEFSTNGEWQNIKIPLKEMYPYFRGRKLNLANFAHQHIDEIGILIGNKKNEKFQLLIDKIELE, from the coding sequence ATGAAAAATCTCTCACTTTCTATTCTGGGACTAATTATTTTTAATTTGAATACAATTTTTGATTTTCAGAAGAATAGCGATATTTCAAACTGGAATATCGTAGAAGACCGGGTGATGGGAGGAAACTCGAACGGAACATTTTTCTTGAATGCAGACGGCCATGCGCAGTTTGAAGGAAATGTTTCCTTGGAGAACAATGACGGATTTGTGTCTGTAAGATATGATATGCAAAAAATTGATCTTGAAAATCATCAAATGATTTCAATCAAACTTAAAGGACATGGAAAAAAATATCAATTCAGAATAAAGAATAGAGACCAAAATTATTATTCATATATCACTGAATTTTCTACCAATGGAGAATGGCAGAATATAAAAATTCCTTTAAAAGAAATGTATCCTTATTTTAGAGGTCGGAAGTTGAATCTAGCCAATTTTGCGCATCAGCATATAGATGAGATTGGTATTTTGATAGGAAACAAAAAGAATGAAAAATTTCAGCTTTTGATAGATAAAATTGAATTAGAATAA
- a CDS encoding AMP-binding protein, producing MTNKYKIPETHPDFKLNKLHFTNADLKQVAYSYIKEGEPFEQQIGSFLLDWLKPTSYIEVKTSGSTGEPKKIRLQKQHMVNSALATSKFFKLPAHTKALMCLPAEYIAGKMMLVRAMFLGWNIDTVPPSSNPLDQVFKVYDFSAMTPFQLDNSIARLHLVKKMIIGGGAVSPRLRNMLKEVDSILFETYGMTETCSHIAAKRLNPRKKKKGERPFKLMPNVGITQDERGCLIIKAPNILDEEIVTNDVVEIITYKRFLWKGRYDNIINSGGIKLFPEQIEQKLNKVLDRRFFVTSMPDDSLGEKLILFVEDDFSEETIDQLKEQIDNIKSLDKYEKPKKIYLIEKFEETPNGKIHRENTLKSKVS from the coding sequence ATGACAAATAAGTACAAAATACCAGAAACTCATCCTGATTTTAAACTGAATAAACTGCATTTTACAAATGCCGACCTTAAACAAGTCGCCTATAGTTATATTAAGGAGGGAGAACCTTTTGAACAACAAATAGGGAGCTTTCTATTAGACTGGTTAAAGCCAACGTCGTATATAGAAGTGAAAACTTCTGGATCTACGGGGGAACCTAAGAAGATACGTCTGCAAAAGCAACACATGGTAAATTCGGCTTTAGCGACTTCAAAATTTTTTAAATTGCCGGCGCATACTAAAGCTTTAATGTGTCTTCCTGCTGAATATATTGCAGGTAAAATGATGCTGGTTAGGGCGATGTTTCTTGGCTGGAATATAGATACTGTACCACCTTCATCAAATCCACTGGACCAGGTTTTTAAAGTCTATGATTTTTCGGCAATGACTCCTTTCCAATTAGATAATTCCATAGCACGTTTACATTTGGTTAAGAAGATGATTATTGGTGGGGGCGCTGTTTCTCCACGTTTAAGAAATATGCTTAAGGAGGTAGATTCAATTCTGTTTGAAACTTATGGGATGACCGAGACTTGCAGTCACATCGCAGCAAAAAGGCTTAATCCAAGAAAAAAGAAAAAGGGTGAGCGTCCCTTCAAATTAATGCCGAACGTTGGTATCACTCAGGATGAGCGAGGATGCTTAATAATTAAAGCGCCAAATATTCTGGATGAGGAGATTGTGACAAATGATGTAGTAGAAATTATCACTTACAAGCGATTTCTTTGGAAAGGCAGGTATGATAATATTATAAATTCTGGAGGTATCAAGTTATTTCCAGAACAGATAGAGCAAAAATTAAACAAAGTGCTTGATCGTAGATTTTTTGTTACTTCAATGCCTGATGATTCTCTGGGAGAGAAATTAATTCTTTTTGTAGAAGATGACTTTTCAGAAGAAACCATCGATCAGCTTAAAGAGCAGATCGATAATATCAAATCTTTAGATAAATATGAAAAGCCAAAGAAGATCTATCTTATAGAGAAATTTGAAGAAACCCCTAACGGTAAGATCCATCGTGAGAATACTTTAAAAAGTAAAGTGTCATAG
- a CDS encoding LVIVD repeat-containing protein → MKKLLLLIPYVLLMACSTDNSTLPNGNAKGDGVGGSLARFTLAGDYLYTVDEQSLRIFDISNRDKPEFVNEKHIGFDIETLYSLGENLFVGSRLGMYIYDISDPRFPLQLSKVEHVRSCDPVVSDGSFAYVTLHTNVSCEGNVNQLEIYNVANPMAPQLLNIINMDRPIGLGLYGDNLLVTDQGVVRVFDVTDPAMPDLIGGIPVDGFDVIIKQDHLYVIGSEALYQYTLNADNAAEYENLSTFIF, encoded by the coding sequence ATGAAAAAATTACTTCTACTTATTCCGTACGTACTTTTGATGGCTTGTAGTACAGACAATTCAACTTTACCTAATGGCAATGCAAAAGGAGATGGAGTTGGAGGCTCCCTGGCAAGATTTACGCTGGCCGGAGATTATTTATATACTGTGGATGAGCAATCTTTGAGAATTTTCGATATCAGCAATCGGGATAAACCGGAATTTGTCAATGAAAAACATATTGGTTTTGACATTGAAACGCTTTACAGCCTGGGAGAAAATCTATTTGTAGGTAGTAGGTTGGGAATGTATATTTATGATATATCAGATCCTAGATTTCCATTGCAATTATCTAAAGTAGAGCATGTGAGAAGTTGCGATCCGGTGGTTTCTGATGGTTCTTTTGCTTATGTGACATTACATACCAATGTTTCATGTGAAGGTAATGTAAACCAGCTGGAAATCTACAATGTAGCAAATCCCATGGCACCACAATTGCTGAACATTATTAATATGGATAGGCCAATTGGATTGGGATTATATGGTGATAATTTATTGGTGACAGATCAAGGAGTGGTTAGAGTTTTTGATGTCACCGATCCTGCCATGCCTGATTTAATTGGAGGAATTCCGGTAGATGGTTTTGATGTGATTATTAAACAGGACCATTTGTATGTAATAGGTTCAGAAGCGCTTTATCAATACACCCTAAACGCCGATAATGCTGCAGAATATGAAAATCTTAGCACATTCATTTTTTAA
- a CDS encoding CPBP family intramembrane glutamic endopeptidase gives MFIAQAFKYKYDFWRYIIGVLMVVAGIFIGQIPLMAALLLELGVAETATLTESEMMTALDSNYFLFLMLLSFAIGLVFLFIAVKKIHGQTLRSLTTSRNKIDWSRFWFAFGLVGVFILITTIGDYYSNPQDYQWNFELIPFLILLVIAVIFVPLQTSFEEYFFRAYLMQGIGVLSRNRWLPLIITSVIFGGLHFFNPEVTKLGNIIMIYYIGTGFMLGIMALMDEGIELSLGFHAANNLLTALLVTADWTAFQTNSIFKDISEPSAGWDVLIPVLLIYPLFLFIMARKYKWTNWKEKLFGSVEKPVVIENQQ, from the coding sequence ATGTTTATAGCACAGGCCTTTAAGTACAAATACGATTTTTGGAGGTATATTATTGGTGTATTGATGGTGGTTGCTGGTATTTTTATAGGGCAAATTCCTTTGATGGCAGCGCTTCTTTTGGAGCTTGGAGTGGCAGAGACTGCAACGCTTACCGAGAGCGAGATGATGACGGCTCTAGATTCTAATTACTTCCTGTTTCTCATGTTACTTTCATTTGCCATAGGGCTGGTTTTTCTTTTTATCGCAGTAAAGAAAATTCATGGTCAAACTTTACGTTCTCTTACCACATCCAGGAATAAAATTGACTGGAGCCGGTTTTGGTTTGCATTTGGACTTGTTGGTGTTTTCATTTTAATTACTACAATAGGAGATTATTATAGCAATCCGCAAGACTATCAGTGGAATTTTGAGTTGATCCCTTTTCTTATTTTGTTGGTTATAGCGGTGATCTTTGTCCCGCTTCAAACCAGTTTTGAAGAATATTTTTTCAGAGCATATTTAATGCAGGGAATTGGTGTACTAAGCCGTAATCGTTGGTTACCCCTGATTATTACCTCTGTGATATTTGGAGGACTCCATTTTTTTAATCCCGAGGTCACTAAATTGGGCAATATTATCATGATCTATTATATAGGAACTGGTTTTATGTTAGGTATTATGGCTTTGATGGATGAAGGAATTGAGCTTTCTTTAGGCTTTCATGCCGCTAATAATCTCCTGACCGCTCTTTTGGTTACTGCCGATTGGACTGCATTTCAAACAAATTCTATATTTAAAGATATTTCTGAACCTTCTGCCGGGTGGGATGTGTTAATTCCGGTATTATTAATTTATCCTTTATTTCTTTTTATTATGGCCCGGAAGTACAAATGGACTAATTGGAAAGAAAAATTATTTGGGAGTGTAGAGAAACCTGTTGTTATTGAAAATCAGCAATAA
- a CDS encoding o-succinylbenzoate synthase yields MTADYKKYTLKFKRPSGTSRGVLTEKETWFLKISDGNSFGIGECGILRSLSYDDRPDYEDKLKWACNNINLGEKMLWEELREFPSIQFGVEMAFKSLKAEDPFVLFPSEFTSGKKAIPINGLIWMGDKQYMKEQISEKIKAGFSCIKLKIGAIDFETELDLLKSIRSNFSEKDIELRVDANGAFDPKKALRKLELLSNYQLHSIEQPIKQGQIDEMAALCRNTPIPIALDEELIGITDVTEKENLIQTLKPQYAIFKPSLIGGIRGTEEWKKVCETNEIKWWITSALESNIGLNAISQYTFTLDSKLPQGLGTGGLYTNNFESPLKVENGNIKYNPSKNWEFNL; encoded by the coding sequence ATGACGGCAGATTACAAAAAGTACACACTCAAATTTAAACGCCCTAGCGGAACATCGCGGGGCGTTCTTACTGAAAAAGAAACCTGGTTTTTGAAAATTTCTGACGGGAATAGTTTCGGAATTGGAGAATGCGGGATTTTAAGAAGCCTTAGTTATGATGATCGCCCAGATTATGAAGACAAATTAAAATGGGCTTGTAATAATATCAATCTTGGTGAAAAAATGCTATGGGAAGAACTTCGGGAATTTCCAAGCATTCAGTTTGGTGTGGAGATGGCTTTCAAAAGTTTAAAAGCAGAAGATCCCTTTGTATTGTTTCCTTCAGAATTTACTTCCGGAAAAAAAGCGATTCCCATAAACGGACTTATCTGGATGGGCGATAAGCAATATATGAAAGAGCAGATTTCAGAAAAGATTAAAGCCGGTTTTAGTTGCATTAAACTGAAGATTGGAGCAATAGATTTTGAAACGGAGCTTGATCTGTTAAAATCTATTAGAAGTAATTTTTCTGAAAAGGATATTGAATTAAGAGTAGACGCAAATGGAGCGTTTGATCCAAAGAAGGCATTAAGAAAATTAGAATTATTATCTAATTATCAATTGCATAGTATTGAACAGCCTATAAAGCAGGGGCAAATTGATGAAATGGCAGCGCTCTGCAGAAATACCCCAATTCCAATTGCTTTAGATGAAGAACTCATTGGCATTACAGATGTAACGGAAAAAGAAAATCTTATACAAACATTAAAACCACAGTATGCTATTTTTAAACCCAGCTTAATCGGGGGGATTCGGGGAACCGAGGAGTGGAAAAAAGTTTGTGAAACAAATGAAATAAAATGGTGGATCACCAGCGCTTTAGAAAGTAATATTGGATTGAATGCAATTTCTCAATATACGTTCACTTTAGATTCAAAGCTGCCACAAGGCCTTGGGACGGGCGGGTTATATACCAATAATTTTGAGAGTCCGCTAAAGGTTGAAAATGGGAATATTAAATACAATCCTTCTAAAAATTGGGAGTTTAATTTATAA
- a CDS encoding four helix bundle protein: MEIWKQSRVFCKDIYIVIANFPKSEKFGLISQLRRASVSIPSNISEGTSRISSKDFSRYLEMAMGSCYEVETQILLSNDLGFLKDTELIALQEKLTSIIKMISKFRSTINARIKN, translated from the coding sequence TTGGAAATATGGAAACAAAGCAGGGTCTTTTGCAAGGATATTTATATAGTAATTGCCAATTTTCCTAAATCTGAAAAGTTTGGTTTGATTAGTCAACTAAGAAGGGCAAGTGTCTCTATACCTTCCAATATTTCTGAAGGGACATCGAGAATTTCTTCAAAAGACTTTAGTAGATATTTAGAAATGGCAATGGGTTCTTGTTATGAGGTAGAAACTCAGATTTTACTTTCGAATGATTTGGGTTTTTTAAAAGATACTGAGTTGATAGCTCTGCAAGAAAAATTGACTTCAATTATAAAAATGATATCGAAGTTTAGATCAACAATCAATGCAAGAATTAAAAATTAA
- a CDS encoding metal-dependent hydrolase: MKITFYGQNTLALKIGDIHVLVDPFITGNDLSKDKVDINDLKADYILLTHAHQDHILDAEAIAKNTGAVIVSNFEIANHYEEKGFEVHPMNHGGSWDFEFGKVKYVNAIHTSSFPDGSYGGQPGGFVIEGEHKNIYIAGDTALTMDMKLIPMHTKLDIAVLPIGDNFTMGINDAIIASDFIECDKIIGCHYDTFGYIEIDHEEAKKKFYEKGKDLMLLDIGESIEL; encoded by the coding sequence ATGAAAATTACATTTTACGGTCAGAATACCCTGGCACTGAAAATTGGAGATATACATGTACTTGTTGATCCCTTTATTACCGGAAATGATCTTTCTAAAGATAAAGTGGATATCAATGATCTAAAGGCCGATTATATTTTGCTCACTCATGCGCATCAGGATCATATTTTAGATGCTGAAGCCATCGCTAAAAATACCGGTGCCGTAATTGTAAGTAATTTCGAAATTGCGAATCATTATGAAGAAAAAGGTTTTGAAGTACACCCCATGAATCATGGTGGCAGCTGGGATTTTGAATTCGGAAAAGTGAAATATGTAAATGCAATTCACACAAGTTCATTTCCTGACGGAAGTTACGGTGGTCAACCCGGCGGTTTTGTGATTGAAGGGGAACACAAGAATATCTATATTGCCGGAGATACGGCCTTAACTATGGATATGAAATTAATCCCTATGCACACAAAACTTGATATTGCGGTGCTGCCAATTGGAGATAATTTCACGATGGGGATTAATGATGCTATTATAGCAAGCGATTTTATTGAATGTGATAAGATTATTGGTTGCCATTATGACACTTTCGGTTATATCGAGATTGATCATGAAGAGGCTAAAAAGAAATTCTATGAAAAAGGAAAAGACCTGATGTTATTGGATATTGGAGAATCAATAGAATTGTAA
- the menA gene encoding 1,4-dihydroxy-2-naphthoate octaprenyltransferase, with product MSRISPWINAARLRTLPLSISGILVGSSIAAYDGYFDVAIFSLALGTTLGLQILSNFANDYGDGVKGTDNDDRIGPIRAIQSGLITQKDMLRAIVITAAATLLLAVLLIYASFGVDKLFSALIFFLLGIAAIIAAIKYTVGNTAYGYKGMGDIFVFIFFGLVAVYGSYYLYSHDHEVVSVFPAISMGLLSVAVLNLNNLRDRISDEKAGKITLVVKMGEKKGKDYHYAIILGALFCLLIYSAINASELNDFIYLLAFIPLIFHLKRVVLNNDPKALDPELKIVALSTFGIALLFALGLIW from the coding sequence ATGAGCAGAATTTCACCCTGGATCAATGCAGCAAGGCTTAGAACGCTACCTCTTTCTATTTCCGGAATACTTGTGGGAAGTAGTATCGCTGCCTACGATGGGTATTTTGACGTGGCAATTTTTAGTCTTGCATTAGGAACCACATTAGGATTACAGATTCTTTCTAATTTTGCTAACGATTATGGTGATGGCGTTAAGGGAACAGATAATGATGATAGAATAGGCCCTATCCGTGCTATCCAGAGCGGGCTAATTACCCAAAAAGATATGCTTCGGGCAATAGTGATTACCGCTGCTGCCACATTACTTCTGGCAGTACTTTTAATATATGCTTCATTCGGAGTGGATAAGCTTTTTTCAGCATTAATATTTTTTCTTCTAGGTATCGCTGCAATAATTGCAGCAATTAAATACACGGTAGGAAATACAGCTTACGGCTATAAGGGGATGGGAGATATTTTCGTTTTTATATTCTTTGGTTTGGTAGCTGTTTACGGTTCTTACTATTTATATAGTCATGATCATGAAGTGGTAAGTGTTTTTCCGGCTATTTCTATGGGGCTTTTAAGTGTGGCAGTGCTCAATCTCAATAATTTAAGGGATCGAATCTCTGATGAGAAGGCAGGTAAGATCACCCTGGTGGTGAAAATGGGAGAAAAAAAAGGGAAGGATTATCACTATGCGATTATTTTAGGTGCATTATTCTGTCTCCTTATTTATTCTGCGATCAATGCGTCAGAACTAAATGATTTTATTTATCTACTAGCTTTTATCCCGCTTATTTTTCATTTAAAGAGAGTGGTTCTGAATAACGATCCTAAAGCGCTGGATCCAGAACTTAAAATTGTAGCCCTTTCCACATTTGGTATAGCACTTCTTTTTGCACTTGGATTGATTTGGTAA
- the holA gene encoding DNA polymerase III subunit delta codes for MDEARQIVNDIQKGNIKPIYFLMGEEAYYIDKISDFIEENILSEEERGFNQMLIYGRDTSIDEVVSNAKRYPMMAERQVVILKEAQDLSRSIEKLVDYAENPQPTTVLVICYKYKKIDKRKKLYKSIDKSGVIFEGKRLYENQVGDWITRNLKSRGYSISPKASQMLVEFLGTDLGKIDNELEKLQLICKPGTTITPEIIEENIGISKDFNNFELRKAIGEKDSLKAHRIVNYFSQNPKDNPMVVTISLLFSYFSQILQYHGLNDKSKGVVAKQLKVSPYFVSDYVSAARNYPMKKVSHAISLLQETDVKSKGVGATNIAQGDLLKELIVKIMN; via the coding sequence ATGGACGAAGCCAGACAGATTGTAAATGATATTCAAAAAGGAAATATAAAGCCTATTTATTTCCTGATGGGTGAAGAAGCTTATTACATCGATAAGATTTCAGACTTTATTGAAGAAAATATTCTGTCTGAAGAAGAGCGGGGTTTTAACCAGATGTTGATCTACGGAAGGGATACCAGTATCGATGAGGTAGTGAGCAATGCCAAGCGGTATCCGATGATGGCCGAGCGACAGGTTGTGATCCTGAAGGAAGCCCAGGATCTTTCCAGAAGCATTGAAAAGCTTGTTGATTATGCTGAAAATCCTCAGCCAACCACTGTTCTTGTAATTTGCTATAAGTATAAAAAAATAGACAAGCGTAAAAAGCTATATAAGTCCATTGATAAATCGGGAGTAATTTTTGAAGGAAAACGGCTGTATGAAAATCAGGTAGGCGACTGGATCACCAGAAATTTAAAAAGTAGGGGGTATTCAATTTCACCAAAAGCTTCTCAAATGCTGGTAGAATTTTTAGGGACAGATTTGGGTAAGATTGATAATGAACTCGAGAAACTACAGCTAATTTGCAAGCCTGGAACTACGATAACTCCAGAGATCATTGAAGAAAATATAGGTATAAGCAAAGATTTCAATAATTTTGAACTTAGAAAGGCAATAGGGGAAAAAGATTCTTTAAAGGCTCATAGAATTGTGAATTATTTTTCTCAGAATCCCAAGGACAATCCTATGGTAGTCACTATTTCTCTACTGTTTTCATACTTTTCACAAATTCTTCAATATCACGGTTTAAATGATAAATCTAAGGGCGTTGTGGCCAAGCAGTTAAAGGTAAGCCCTTATTTTGTTAGTGATTATGTTTCTGCAGCTAGAAACTACCCCATGAAAAAAGTAAGCCATGCTATTAGTTTGCTCCAGGAGACAGACGTGAAAAGCAAGGGTGTAGGTGCAACTAATATTGCACAGGGAGATCTTTTAAAAGAGCTTATTGTAAAAATTATGAATTAA
- a CDS encoding type I restriction enzyme HsdR N-terminal domain-containing protein produces MQKLNFPQYSFRFKNNQNKVAVFDDLRKKFVILTPEEWVRQHCVKFLQTEKNYPLSLINVEKQLKIAGLTKRYDIVVFEPDGNIQIIVECKAPKIKITQETFDQIARYNLTLKANFLMVTNGKDHYFCKMDYENENYIFLKDIPEYSRA; encoded by the coding sequence ATGCAAAAATTGAATTTCCCTCAATATTCATTTCGGTTCAAAAATAATCAAAATAAAGTAGCTGTTTTTGATGATTTAAGGAAAAAATTTGTGATCCTTACACCGGAAGAATGGGTGCGGCAACATTGCGTCAAATTTTTGCAAACCGAAAAGAACTACCCGTTAAGCCTTATCAATGTGGAGAAACAACTCAAAATTGCAGGACTTACAAAGCGATATGACATTGTTGTTTTCGAACCAGACGGAAATATTCAGATAATTGTGGAGTGCAAGGCGCCGAAGATTAAAATCACCCAGGAAACATTTGATCAAATCGCTCGATACAATTTAACCTTAAAAGCTAATTTTCTCATGGTCACGAATGGGAAAGACCATTATTTCTGTAAAATGGATTACGAAAATGAAAACTATATCTTCCTGAAAGATATCCCTGAATATTCCAGAGCATGA
- a CDS encoding glycosyltransferase family 2 protein, whose translation MKIAVVILNWNGKYLLEEFLPSVISHSKEATIYVADNASSDGSIEFLKAHFPEINIIQNKINAGYAGGYNLALKSVPEEIHILLNSDVEVTENWLGPILEAFENEPETVAIQPKILDYKKKDHFEYAGAAGGYIDKFGYPFCRGRIFQELEEDYGQYNEDKYIFWASGACLAIRKKSFYEIGGLDEDFFAHQEEIDLCWRLLNSGYKIKYVSSSRVYHVGGATLGDINPKKTFYNFRNSLFLLLKNVESSWLFYVLFIRMLLDGIAAFKFIFEGKLNHFFAILKAHASFYRHYGKIRKKRPKEFIFRKYYLISSVVYSHFILKKNKFNEL comes from the coding sequence ATGAAAATAGCAGTAGTCATCTTAAATTGGAATGGAAAATATTTGTTGGAAGAATTTCTTCCATCGGTCATTTCACATTCTAAAGAAGCAACTATTTATGTTGCAGATAATGCATCAAGCGATGGTTCTATCGAATTTCTAAAGGCTCATTTTCCTGAAATTAATATTATTCAGAATAAAATTAATGCCGGCTATGCTGGAGGATATAACCTGGCATTAAAATCTGTGCCGGAAGAAATACACATTTTATTAAATAGTGACGTAGAGGTCACTGAAAATTGGTTGGGGCCAATACTTGAGGCTTTTGAAAATGAACCGGAAACTGTTGCTATTCAACCAAAAATTCTGGATTACAAGAAAAAAGACCATTTTGAATATGCCGGGGCGGCAGGAGGATATATAGATAAATTTGGATATCCGTTCTGCAGAGGTAGAATTTTCCAGGAATTAGAAGAAGATTACGGTCAATATAACGAAGACAAATATATATTCTGGGCAAGCGGTGCATGTCTGGCAATAAGAAAAAAAAGTTTTTATGAAATTGGAGGTCTGGATGAGGATTTTTTCGCTCATCAGGAGGAAATAGACCTTTGCTGGAGGCTTTTAAATAGTGGTTATAAAATTAAATATGTGAGTTCTTCCAGAGTTTACCATGTTGGCGGGGCAACTTTAGGCGATATAAATCCTAAAAAAACATTCTATAATTTTAGAAATAGTCTTTTTTTACTTTTAAAAAATGTTGAATCTTCCTGGCTTTTTTACGTCCTGTTTATAAGAATGCTGCTCGATGGGATCGCGGCTTTTAAGTTTATTTTCGAAGGAAAATTGAATCATTTTTTCGCAATTTTAAAAGCACATGCCAGCTTCTACAGGCATTACGGTAAAATCCGAAAAAAAAGACCAAAAGAATTCATTTTCAGGAAATACTATTTGATTTCTTCCGTTGTCTATTCACATTTTATACTGAAAAAAAATAAGTTCAATGAACTTTAA